The window GTTTATCCTGCTCCAGGATACATGGCAGGGCCGCAACCACGTCAAGCTATGCCACAATATGCGGTTCAAGCCCGACCACAATTATATTTTTCCATGGGAATGGGATATCCTTCGTATATGAACTACAATGGTCGCTCCTTTTCCAGTCCATCGACTTCCTTTTACAGTCCTTTTGTCCCGAACTATAGTACCTATAATTACAATATAAATTTACCCTTTTCTGGTGGATCCTCATAGATCATTTACACTTTATTTTTGTAACAAATTAGTGTATAgaatttatcttaattattttccatttattgCACATTGATTTTGGAGGCAGATCTGGAAATTGATTCAGAAGGTGGCCATCGGTCTCAAAATAGATCGACTCGACAAATTCCAATGGGTCCCATGCCGATGCCAATGCCCGGTCCTATGCCGATGATGGGAAGAGTTCCAGGTCCGATGCCCATGAATCCTGCAGTTCCGGGTCGAGCCTATTACCCGCCGTATATGGGGCCAATGTCCCCAATGGTTCCTATGGCTCCAATGGCTCCTATGTCTCCAATGATGCCGATGATGCCACAAGCTGGTCCAGGTATTCCCATTTCAACTGGAGGTATGAGTGGTACGAGCATCATTGTAGAGCCTTTAGTGATTCTGCCCATGGGTTTAGGAGCTGGAACAAGTTCTTATCAATATTATGGGTCTAATGGCGCCTATCCATCCTACaacaataattataataataattacaaTCCTTACAACACATACACTACGGCAAGGCCCTACTATGATTATAATAactacaataataataataacaactaTAACAATTACAATAATAATACCAGTAGTAATAGCAACTACAATGATTACAATTCATAAGGTTATGAATATAATGTatctgaaaataaataaatataaatattctggGTTGTGACTTTTGTGAAGAGCTTTGATCGGCAATGAATGATTATACAACTCAGGTATATCATCATATTTGtacatatatcttttaataatCATCTTGcaaaaaatgacaaaataTAATTAGCCTTGAGTGAAATCACTCAGACTAAAAGTACATAAATATAAACTGTTTACAAAGAAAGAATATAATCTCGTAAAATACAAAGAATAAGAAGTTTTTCCCAACAAAAAGTCAAGATAAATTATATAGATACATAATTATTTAAGAGCGACAAAATGTCAATAATATTATCGCTGCTGGGTCTTCGCTGAGAATCCAAGACAAAGTCAACAAACAAACCAATGGGGCGGAGAGAAGACAGACAGCGTGTCGCTGGCGAGAGACAGAGAGCCATTCTCCAACTGGCACTGGGAACTGAGAATAAAAAACACCTGTTCGCCAATCAAGCGGTTCAGTCAGCGGTTAGACGGCAAAAACACCGCCACGTTTCGCATTTAAATTAATGATGGAATCACAGCAAGCTCGGGTGGTTGCCCTTCTCGTGGCAATCACACTTCTCGGAGAGATTCGAGCCCGCGAGGCCATCTCTTCCACACCCGATGTGGGTCAAATTATCAAAGATCTCCACGGACTGCAGTTCGATGGGGAAACGATCCGGACAGGTGAGTTGAATTGGATATTGTCCAAAATTTATAAGAGAGGAGAGCACACTTTCACTGAAACTCTAGCTTAACGTAAAGTATCTCAGAAATGTGTATCTTTGCGGAGAATTTAATAGATTTCGTAGCAACAGGTGGTCGTGTGGTTTCATATTTAAGGAGAGAATAGTTCATATTACTTAGATACTTTAGTGATTAAGAGTATATACAATGTTATTTAAAATACAACAaagaatattttgtattcCCTTATTAAACTTTTATTAAGGTGCATCCTGCAAAGTGGACGTTCAAAAGGACCTGCCACGTCCCAATCAAGTGCAACCCCTGTACCTGCATCCGGGCACGGATCTCTACTGGCTGCCCAATTCGAAGGGGCAGTTGGAAATACCCCGCGGTGACAGCATCGAACTGTACTGCAGCGAGTCCTTCGAAACCGTGCCGCCAGGACGGGTGCTAGGACGCTCGATACGGGTGCAGTGTCTGCAGGAGACAACCTTTGGCTGGTTGGGTGAGCCCATCAAGTTCAGTGATTTTGTTTGCTCTAAGTCGATACCGTACATCGTGGAACGAGTGGACAAGCCATGCGGAGAAGCATCCTCCGCCTCTATGTACCGTGTGGGCTATGCCACCGGAGATGGGAGATTTGTGGAGACCATGCAACTGTGCCACGACCCCCTGACCCTGCGCACCCACTACGCCCACCATCATCTGGTTCCGGCGAATGTCCACCACCAGAAGAACGTGAAGCGCCTCAGTTTCAGCCCCGCCGGCCAGTTCGAGGGCTACGACATGGCCAGAATCTACACTCACCGGTACCAGGAGCAGCTGCTGGCCGGGGCGGGTCTGCTGGACGTCAAAGACGGGTACTTTCTGGCCCGTGGCCACCTGGCGGCCAAGGCGGACTTGATCTATGCCAGCCAGCAGAGGAGCAGCTTCAACTACGTCAACGTGGCGCCTCAATGGCAAAGTTTCAACGGCGGCCAGTGGGCTACGCTAGAGGACTCCACGCGCCGCTTTGTGGCCAACTCCGGCATCTCGGCCACCGTGTATACGGGCACCCATGGGGTGTTGCAGGTGGGCAATCGTACCCTTCACCTGGCAACCGATGCCAACAACAACGGTGTCCTCGCCGTGCCCCTGCTCTTCTATCGTGTTCTCATTGACAACGCAAATCCTGGTCGCGGCATCGCCCTCGTGGGTGTCAATAATCCCCGGGCCACCCTCGACCAGATCCAGGACTCCTATATCATTTGCGATCCAGTTGAGGAGCGGGTCAAATGGCTACACTGGCTGCGAAAAGGCAACGCCAAGGGTAACCTGAGAAAGGGTTATCTCTATGCCTGTTCCGTGGCGGACTTTGCAAGGGTTGTCACTcacctgccacgcccccttttgGATGTGGAGGAACTGCTCGCCTAGATGCGGGGGCGGTGCGGTGGTTAAGTTTACGGATTAGGTTTAAGTGAGTTCAATAAAGACTGAGTGTTGTGGATCAGAAGTGGGGTATCTGCAGGGCTTTCCGGTCACTCAATGCAAAGTTTCAAaatcatttttcaaatatcAATATCAAGGTTGGAAGACAACGAAGTATCTGGTAGATACTATCTAAATTTTCCCGGAATTTGCTTAAAGACATgtcttttgataaaaaaagtcaactgTTTTTCGATTAAGTTAAAAAAGCAAGTACAAAAATCAAGCTaagataaaataattattgaaacaaatattaaataataaaacataaaatattaatttaaaatgtaaataaagtcttcaattattaaaataaaatttaatatcaTTTCTTGATCTATTCCCTCCTCAAAACTGAACCACTTCTCTTGACTTTTTGATTAACATTTTAATAATCCTTTTTTCTATTGATTTGTAatctaaataaaaattccCTTGATTTCATAAATCAAACATGTTAATTTTCATGCTTTGAGCTGTGAGGACAATGGTTAAGGACCCATTCCCCATAAAATTCAACCGAGTTGTGTCCCCGTTCTCGTGTGTGTTTCAGATTATTAACGCTCGTGTGAGCTTCACGCCATCAAAATCAAATGGGACATCGTGTGTGGTCATGTCCGGAGGGCGGGGTTACTTCCACATCCTTCCACTCCTTTATTCACATTGGAATACGGTATACGGAAAAGTCGGAGTACCCTCGTTATGCCTTTGCCTTGTTGGCGGCGAAGGAAAATCGCTGGAAGAAACGAGGATATCAAATACGGCTCGGCTGCATTACCTTCACATAccaaccacacacacacatatagaAAACGCAATTTGTTC of the Drosophila ananassae strain 14024-0371.13 chromosome 2R, ASM1763931v2, whole genome shotgun sequence genome contains:
- the LOC26514924 gene encoding myb-like protein M; its protein translation is YCTLILEADLEIDSEGGHRSQNRSTRQIPMGPMPMPMPGPMPMMGRVPGPMPMNPAVPGRAYYPPYMGPMSPMVPMAPMAPMSPMMPMMPQAGPGIPISTGGMSGTSIIVEPLVILPMGLGAGTSSYQYYGSNGAYPSYNNNYNNNYNPYNTYTTARPYYDYNNYNNNNNNYNNYNNNTSSNSNYNDYNS
- the LOC6506386 gene encoding uncharacterized protein LOC6506386 — translated: MMESQQARVVALLVAITLLGEIRAREAISSTPDVGQIIKDLHGLQFDGETIRTGASCKVDVQKDLPRPNQVQPLYLHPGTDLYWLPNSKGQLEIPRGDSIELYCSESFETVPPGRVLGRSIRVQCLQETTFGWLGEPIKFSDFVCSKSIPYIVERVDKPCGEASSASMYRVGYATGDGRFVETMQLCHDPLTLRTHYAHHHLVPANVHHQKNVKRLSFSPAGQFEGYDMARIYTHRYQEQLLAGAGLLDVKDGYFLARGHLAAKADLIYASQQRSSFNYVNVAPQWQSFNGGQWATLEDSTRRFVANSGISATVYTGTHGVLQVGNRTLHLATDANNNGVLAVPLLFYRVLIDNANPGRGIALVGVNNPRATLDQIQDSYIICDPVEERVKWLHWLRKGNAKGNLRKGYLYACSVADFARVVTHLPRPLLDVEELLA